GCTTCTGGAAGTGTTCCACTTCCACTTGTGAGAAAAGACGCCCCATTTCCCCGCCAAAATCCccaggagagacagaaagaaaaaaagagtcataaaagtttattttatgaaagaaagGGCATGGGTTCTGTACATCTTTTTACAGGACAGACGTATGTACAGCCATGTGGGAGCCTAGAGGAGAGGGGGAGACTAGGGGAGTCCCCCAGAGCACCtcagcaggcaggggagagggagaggctgGAGGAGCCCAGGCAGCTCAGGGTCTTCCCAGAGAAAGTACTGCAATGTGATGCAGGAGGGACGGAGTCCAGAGCCCCCTGAGCTGCAGTGAGagtttggggtcatgcccagaaCATTCTGAGGCTGATCACAGTGTCCTGATGAGGAGGCTGGGCATGGGTCCCTCTCTGGTGACCCCAGCCCGGGGTTCTTGGGGTCAGAGTTCGCTAGAGCGGACTGCAGGCTCCAGCTTGTGGCTCAAGGCGGTGAGAACCTTGTCGAACTTCTCGTAGCGTCTGGCCTGGCTGCTGGCGGCACCCTGGCTGCCCCACAGCAGGCGCATCTGGAACTCGGTGCTGAAGATTTCCAGGAGCTCCGGCCGGGGCTGGAATCCTGGAGTGGGGATTGGGGGGACAGGCACAGAGGTCAGGGCATCCCCAGGCAGCATATAAGACCGCCATAGCTCCCCACACACAGGGATGAGTGTGGTTGCTTGTTTGTCACCCTAAACTTTTGTCCTGCTatttgtttgggattttttttggggggggcttgttttggggttacacccagtggtactctagAGTTATTCTGGCtcactatactcagggatcactgctggtagtcTTGgaaaccatttgggacaccagagatggaacccaggttggccgcatgcaagcaagtgcccaccccactgtactatcactccagccctgggttgtttttgttttcattttaagtaaaaacagattttattgggAGGTTCTGAGAAAGGGAtggagagaataagaaagaggaatgagggctggagtgatagcacagtggtagggcgtttgccttgcaagctgccaacccgggacagacccaggtttgatccctggcatcccatatggtcccctgaacctgccaggagagatttctgagcatcgagccaagagttacctctgagcgccaccactGGGCgtgcccccaaaaaagagtaacatgctcaagagagagagTGAGCTACACCGAAGGTGGAGAGAACCCTGGTACACAAACCAGCATGGAATCAGAAAAGTGCACATCTCAGGACAGAAGATGGGGCCACAAATGTACATGTGGACCATGAACCCAAGCATTTGGCCAGGTTTGGTTTTGCCTTGCTTTTGCTAGCTGTAATTTCCAATTGTATCTACAATGAACTTAGGGGACTCAAATGATAGCTAAAGCAGTAAAACAGTAGGATCATCTGGAGCCAGAGATCAAGGCTTTGAAAACAGCCCTGTaagtgtcagagagatagtacagcgtttgccttgcaagcggctgacccaggaccaaaggtggtttgaatcccggcatcctatatggttctcccatgcctgccaggcgtgatttctgaacagatagccaggagtaatccctgagcaccgacgaGTGTGCCCtcccacaaaagaaataaaagaaaacagtccTGTAAAGCGGGGGAGGGGGTTCCCAGGCCCATGATGGGGATGGATAGGACTGCTGAGGctggtgggagattggggacccAGAGTCCTCTCTGAATGACCTCCCTGTGTCCCTCAAGTTTTTGCTGGTTGCAAAAACTACTGCTTGAGGGTGGGTTAGAAAGGAGAGATGAGAAAGGTGGGGGAGAAGGGGCAAGAGATAGAACGGGagagggagggcctggagagatagcacagtggcgtttgccttgcaagcagccgatccaggaccaaaggtgattggttcaaatcccggtgtcccatagggtcccccgtacctgccaggagctatttttgagcagacagccaggagtaacccctgagcatcgccgggtgtggcccaaaaaccaaaaaaaaaaaaaaaaaaaaaaaagaaggggagagggagcaGGAAGGTAGGAGGGGAGAAGGACCAGAAGAAAGACGGGGCGTGTGTGCAACCCCAGAACGGGAGGAGATAGATGCCCAGTCCCTGGCCCAGTGCTCTTGTAACTCACCCTGTAGCTTGGCCTCGGCGTTGGTGTGGTACAGGCCTCCGTGATGGGCCATGATACGAGCAGCTTCTAAATGTGCCAGCACTACCTCCACACCATGCTCGGTGCTGCCCCAGGGCTCGGGGCCTTCGGCTGGTGCAGAATCACACTCCAGCAGAGTGATCAGAGGCAGCACATGAGGGAATGTGGTATTGCTCAGTGGGAGCCCATCTGCAGAAAGGAAATTCATACCTTGGAGGGGGCCCAGAAACTAAAGGAATCTATCTGAGCTCCCTCAGATCCCCATCAGGCCCCATCCCACCCCAGACACTCCCTTCCTTTCGGAATTCCACCAGTCAAACCCAGCCAGAGGAACTAACTAGTTGTCTACACAGAGTGTGCAGGGCCAGAGAAGCCTGAAAGCTCTCCAAGATCACACAGCAATGGGCGAAAGGCGCGCTACCTTTGCCTTCGTTGAGGCTCTTGAGGAAGGGTTTGAGCTTCTTCTCGTAGAGGATGGCCCCTTCCGTGTGTCGCTGCCGCAGCATCACCCACGTCTGCTCCAGTCGAGCAATCTGGGACGGAACAAATGACGAGATGAACTCAGGACTCAAATTGAGGATACAGGTGTGAATTGTGTCAACCCTGAGCCAGGTGATTGCCAGGTGACTGGGCCATGGACTATGGTGATTGCTTTTCACGCCCTCCTGATATTAGGTATTGGGTATATTGGGTATTGGGTATTGGCAAGAACcaaggctcagagccaggaatatctctTTGGGGTTCAGGCTACAAAGCCATCACGTTTATCCTGATGCCATGAACCATGCACCCCCAGGATCGCATCCCAGGGCTCTTGCAGCAGACAGACTCCCCAAAGGTTGGTTCAATCCTGGCCCCTCAATACCTGAGCCATATCCAGGGCGCCCATCACCGCTGCAAAACTGAACATGTTGCCCATGGTGCCCCTGAGCTCAGCCGCCAGCTGGATGGTCTTGTATAGGAGCGCGGCCCGTTCCTCGGCGGAGCCTGTGCAGCCCAGGATGTCCACGGCCAGCGTGATGGACATGGTGTGGAACCTGGAGGGGCAGCAGGGCCGAGGATGGAGCAAGGAGGCAGGAGAAAGAGgatgggagaaggggagggaggtaCCAGGAGTAGGGGGCGTGGCCTAAAGGGCATGGCCTGAGAGGTGGGGAAGGAAGCTGGTTTTTGATTGGTCTGTGTTAGAAGGGGTGTGGCTCCAGAGTGCCCAGATGATAGGCTCGTGGTCTTTAGGGGCGGAGCCTGTGATATTTTAGGGACTTGGCATTCAAGGGCAGAGCTATAAACATTGATGattaggggtcagagcagtggcgcaagcagtaaggcatctgccttgtgcaaggtaacctaggacaggccaggttcgatccccctgggtcccatatggttttccccaagccaggagtgatttctgagcggggtgtggccccaaagcaaacaaataaaaacaaaaataacaatgatgatgaaatgacaatgacaatgatGTCATATGTCACAGCCAGAGCTGCTCAGTGCAACGCAACATGGGCTTTGGCCTAGTAGGCCCTAGGGGATGGGATGCAAAAGTCGATCCTCCTTCGGAGAGATAAAAGATTTAAACTTTAGGaaagtttaaagtttaaaggAGCTGGAGAGTGAGAAGCTGCCATTGGTCAGTAATGTAAGAGGTCAGTGATGTAAGGGGTCAGTGACATAGGGGGCATGCCCAGGACCCAGGGTTGGAACTGTGATTGGCCAAGAGGGGCCAGGGGAAAAAGGGCACGAAGCAGCCTCgagaggtgcttgccttacctTTCCAGCAGGTCCAGTCGGAGCTGCCTGCCATGCGGGAGGGTGAGCAGCTCCACGCCCCAGCGGACACCCATTAGGGTCTGCATCTCCTTGGTAACGCCCAGTATCCTGGCAACCTGCAAGGATGCCCAGAGGGCTGCTTAATTTCCTGTCGTGGCTGGCCCCAGACATCTGGGAGTCAGGGAGCTCTGTCTAGTAGGGAAGTTGACTGGGAATGGGGGGGAATGGGGTATgtcgctcacacacacacacacacacacacacacacacacacacacacacacacacacccaacacgAAGTGAATAAGCCTCATTTTTCCCATCTGTGAAGTGGGATAAATGGAGATGATGGGAAGATGCCAGACTTGTTCTACATGAATGCCATGGACCATGGAACACCTTTATTCCAGAACATGAGGTCTAACACCCCAAAAGCGGAGCACTTGACAAACGTCATCCTGGACCTAGAACCTAGGGAAGGTCGCACCCTCATGCCACAGAGTATCTCAGGGTGGCTTTCATGCCTTCACTCAGCTGGTCACAGAACTCCTTCTTTGCTCTCAGATCTTGGTGGCCATTGCCACAAAGAAATAAGTGTCCTCTCAAATGCCAACGTAAGAAGGTGAAGCCCAGAGAGTGCTGGGGagatcttttggggccagagtggtggtgcaagctgtggggcttttgccttgcacgtgctgacctaggagggaccgcggttcaatctcctagtgtcccatatggtctcccaagccagggtgtgacccaaaaacatacaagaaaaagaaaagaaaattattcaaagcaaaagaCTGAAGGGTTTGGGCCACGGTCCAGAAAATGACTTTTACTTCTGCCCACTAGGAGGCGCAAGAGAGTTAGTTTACCTGGACCAGCAAGACAAACTTAACACATTTTTTTGTAAAGTGGCTGGATTGGAGGCTGTAAATTTACTGTCACACTGACACTTGGAGGAACTGAGAGTATCTGTCAGAGAGACAGGAGAGTGGggagggttcttgtcttgcatgcgcccAACAAGGatttgactcctgagcactgccaggagtgatccctgagcacagaagcaggaaaaagcccttagcactgctgggtgtggccccaaagagaaaacagatcagagcaatagcacatcaggtaggatgtttgccttgcatgcagacgacctgagttcagtccctgatatccaatatggtctccagagcctgccaagagtgatttctgagcatagagccaggaataacccctgcatgctgataggtgtggccccaaaaccaaaaagagaagaaaaaaaaaaagaacattgggggagggttggctttgtttttcttcttttttttaagaaggggtaattgggggctggagagacattaTAGAGAAGgagtttatcttgcacatgggggacccagttttgatctttgTTGGTCCcctcaacaccaccaggagtggttccaaAACACAAAAGGGATAGATGGAGGACCAGAGAGATCCAGTGGTCATAAAGTCCCAGAGCGAGTGAGACGAACTGTGAAATCAGGATCCAGGCCCACTTGCTCAACTTGGGGAATTCAGGACCCCTCACCAGCCCTAGTCCCCAAGTCAGAGGCAAGCCCTGTGGCCTGGCTGGCACCCTATACCTACCAGGCAGTCGGCCTTGGTGACATGCTGCGCTAGGGTCCGAACGTCCACGTCGGCCAGCAGCTCCTTGACCTTCCGCAGGAGGCCCACCTCCAGGGGCCGGTTCTCCTTGGGGATCAGGAGGGACTGGAAGGTGGCAGGGTTGAAGGAGGAGACAGCTTCCACCACGGGGGCCATGGAGGTCCTGCCACAGTCCACCTCGGGGTCCCCATTCTCCGACTGTTCCTTAAACTTCTCCCCATAGCTCCGGGTCTGCCGGCTGGAGGTGTCTGAGACTGGCCACTCACGGCTGCTGCGAACTACGGGCTGGAGCTGGCAATAATGGCCCGAATCTGAGTCACTGTAGCTGCTGAGTGATGGGGATGGGGAGGCCTTGCAGAGGGTGTGGGAGGGGCTGGCATAAGAGCCCTTGTCCGATTCCCCAAGGGGTTTGGGAGTACTTCCAGGACACAGCTGGGGCTCGCTGGAGCGGCGAGAGACAGGGGAAGCAGGCAGCGCCGTGGCAGAGGGGGCCGTAGGGGCAGTGTGGATGCGGGTCACTGTGAAGAGAGGGTCAGAATGGTGAGGAGTGTTCCTGAAGTTT
This is a stretch of genomic DNA from Suncus etruscus isolate mSunEtr1 chromosome 5, mSunEtr1.pri.cur, whole genome shotgun sequence. It encodes these proteins:
- the SH2D3C gene encoding SH2 domain-containing protein 3C isoform X2, coding for MTERCSLWSALSAAACCFYRGSFVQVQFSKEKYILDSSPEKLHKELEEELKLSSTDLRSHAWYHGRIPREVSETLVQRNGDFLIRDSLTSLGDYVLTCRWRNQALHFKINKVVVKAGESYTHIQYLFEQESFDHVPALVRYHVGSRKAVSEQSGAIIYCPVNRTFPLRYLEASYGLSPGSSKATGPGSPAGTKGSYMKRRSVTMTDGLTADKATRGEGSPASSSLPHPREPIRNCALSMDQIPDLHSPMTPISESPSSPAYSTVTRIHTAPTAPSATALPASPVSRRSSEPQLCPGSTPKPLGESDKGSYASPSHTLCKASPSPSLSSYSDSDSGHYCQLQPVVRSSREWPVSDTSSRQTRSYGEKFKEQSENGDPEVDCGRTSMAPVVEAVSSFNPATFQSLLIPKENRPLEVGLLRKVKELLADVDVRTLAQHVTKADCLVARILGVTKEMQTLMGVRWGVELLTLPHGRQLRLDLLERFHTMSITLAVDILGCTGSAEERAALLYKTIQLAAELRGTMGNMFSFAAVMGALDMAQIARLEQTWVMLRQRHTEGAILYEKKLKPFLKSLNEGKDGLPLSNTTFPHVLPLITLLECDSAPAEGPEPWGSTEHGVEVVLAHLEAARIMAHHGGLYHTNAEAKLQGFQPRPELLEIFSTEFQMRLLWGSQGAASSQARRYEKFDKVLTALSHKLEPAVRSSEL
- the SH2D3C gene encoding SH2 domain-containing protein 3C isoform X3, giving the protein MTERCSLWSALSAAACCFYRGSFVQFSKEKYILDSSPEKLHKELEEELKLSSTDLRSHAWYHGRIPREVSETLVQRNGDFLIRDSLTSLGDYVLTCRWRNQALHFKINKVVVKAGESYTHIQYLFEQESFDHVPALVRYHVGSRKAVSEQSGAIIYCPVNRTFPLRYLEASYGLSPGSSKATGPGSPAGTKGSYMKRRSVTMTDGLTADKATRGEGSPASSSLPHPREPIRNCALSMDQIPDLHSPMTPISESPSSPAYSTVTRIHTAPTAPSATALPASPVSRRSSEPQLCPGSTPKPLGESDKGSYASPSHTLCKASPSPSLSSYSDSDSGHYCQLQPVVRSSREWPVSDTSSRQTRSYGEKFKEQSENGDPEVDCGRTSMAPVVEAVSSFNPATFQSLLIPKENRPLEVGLLRKVKELLADVDVRTLAQHVTKADCLVARILGVTKEMQTLMGVRWGVELLTLPHGRQLRLDLLERFHTMSITLAVDILGCTGSAEERAALLYKTIQLAAELRGTMGNMFSFAAVMGALDMAQIARLEQTWVMLRQRHTEGAILYEKKLKPFLKSLNEGKDGLPLSNTTFPHVLPLITLLECDSAPAEGPEPWGSTEHGVEVVLAHLEAARIMAHHGGLYHTNAEAKLQGFQPRPELLEIFSTEFQMRLLWGSQGAASSQARRYEKFDKVLTALSHKLEPAVRSSEL
- the SH2D3C gene encoding SH2 domain-containing protein 3C isoform X1, with the protein product MTTVGRRNPAVGPKRAGREPEAGGDYVKFSKEKYILDSSPEKLHKELEEELKLSSTDLRSHAWYHGRIPREVSETLVQRNGDFLIRDSLTSLGDYVLTCRWRNQALHFKINKVVVKAGESYTHIQYLFEQESFDHVPALVRYHVGSRKAVSEQSGAIIYCPVNRTFPLRYLEASYGLSPGSSKATGPGSPAGTKGSYMKRRSVTMTDGLTADKATRGEGSPASSSLPHPREPIRNCALSMDQIPDLHSPMTPISESPSSPAYSTVTRIHTAPTAPSATALPASPVSRRSSEPQLCPGSTPKPLGESDKGSYASPSHTLCKASPSPSLSSYSDSDSGHYCQLQPVVRSSREWPVSDTSSRQTRSYGEKFKEQSENGDPEVDCGRTSMAPVVEAVSSFNPATFQSLLIPKENRPLEVGLLRKVKELLADVDVRTLAQHVTKADCLVARILGVTKEMQTLMGVRWGVELLTLPHGRQLRLDLLERFHTMSITLAVDILGCTGSAEERAALLYKTIQLAAELRGTMGNMFSFAAVMGALDMAQIARLEQTWVMLRQRHTEGAILYEKKLKPFLKSLNEGKDGLPLSNTTFPHVLPLITLLECDSAPAEGPEPWGSTEHGVEVVLAHLEAARIMAHHGGLYHTNAEAKLQGFQPRPELLEIFSTEFQMRLLWGSQGAASSQARRYEKFDKVLTALSHKLEPAVRSSEL